Proteins encoded by one window of Erysipelothrix rhusiopathiae:
- a CDS encoding IS30-like element ISErh2 family transposase, translating into MKYKQLDKKMKDQIDILLSIGYSMRKAARKLNISHSTISRYKNNVYKKRKIDIREKYSHLIDYLHSHYDPKVHSVEVCLSNYKRYHPYKPCVTSQQVYNWINQGKLEIKPNRMCYKRRKRKKRISGMMNHLRWNLEEKTVLPISLRPKYIEERNEIGHLEIDSIIGKKHESTAIISIVDRCSRMTWLIKAEYRYDYYTSNLIRKFIEENNITTKSITVDNGLEFKTLGITAKRLGVKLYKCDPYCSFQRGTNERANAIVRRFIPKGKSMYDIAQQYLDDICFKINSMPRKIFDFKTAYEIDFNKSKSGAVEI; encoded by the coding sequence ATGAAGTATAAACAATTAGATAAAAAAATGAAAGACCAAATTGATATTCTATTAAGCATCGGCTACTCTATGCGCAAAGCAGCACGTAAACTCAACATATCTCATTCTACGATTTCTAGATATAAAAATAATGTCTACAAAAAACGAAAGATTGATATTCGAGAAAAGTATTCTCACTTAATTGATTATCTGCATTCTCACTATGATCCTAAAGTTCATTCGGTAGAAGTGTGTTTGAGTAACTATAAACGATATCATCCGTATAAACCGTGTGTTACATCGCAGCAAGTCTATAATTGGATTAACCAAGGTAAACTTGAAATCAAACCAAATAGAATGTGTTATAAGCGACGAAAACGTAAAAAGAGAATTAGTGGAATGATGAATCATTTGAGATGGAACTTAGAAGAAAAAACTGTACTTCCAATTAGCTTAAGGCCTAAATATATTGAGGAACGTAACGAGATTGGTCATCTCGAAATCGACTCTATCATCGGTAAGAAACATGAATCTACAGCGATTATATCTATTGTGGACCGATGTTCAAGAATGACCTGGCTTATAAAAGCAGAATATCGATACGACTATTACACATCAAACTTAATTCGGAAATTTATTGAAGAAAACAATATAACAACCAAATCGATAACAGTAGATAACGGACTTGAGTTTAAAACATTAGGAATTACAGCCAAGCGGTTGGGTGTGAAGCTATACAAGTGTGATCCTTACTGTTCTTTTCAACGTGGAACCAATGAACGTGCAAATGCAATCGTGCGAAGGTTTATACCGAAAGGAAAATCGATGTATGATATAGCACAACAATATCTTGATGATATTTGCTTTAAAATTAACTCAATGCCACGAAAAATATTTGACTTCAAAACGGCGTATGAGATAGACTTTAATAAAAGTAAAAGTGGTGCGGTTGAGATTTGA
- a CDS encoding GHKL domain-containing protein yields MTYFLMITIVAISISFFYGLSWFFLNREMIVLSHRKQTLFKFLGIFILIQVLNNYILEFTPGLVSSLMNRNLLYLIEGPVFAVQALVLSTILARDAHINYLHALSSSLFSYFITGSLFTVVTTILYQILVPFPNLIPYTVLGGYVLTACVAFLISILFRISNFSDYFSKLFTSRRKSVIVTIVFWCIKDVFRIIYVYGTKSYSNASFVLGIIVVFEVILIILVISVLEHQRLILHTQRVHYLQQVQQAQSLERLTQEVRMLRHDFKNLFSSIYLAFDEGDETVLRILDQTERYMDHVDHPEPIQISHTPNDTGFVEVILNTLYELRFGLGISMFLVIGGIVILEVSGKNLGIYQYLEANRIHLILILSCLAIGSVVFLSFESVSKRIDATNSYIAEQNYYLNSLFKLQEGVRQSQKIYRDSFNQLAHQIESSGLAGGREYLRTNTLAVDHQLEKEVKQTAQLANIEIMEIKSLLLGKFIEMQGKKIDYVFECMNPIQTISMHSNDFIRAIGILIDNAIEAVEGHPTGYINVLLYQEDTYLKVVVENTIHEPIEINRIFSPDYSSKGSGRGLGLQSYRSILNKYRNAVGHTSCTNHKFKQELRVEG; encoded by the coding sequence ATGACATATTTTTTAATGATTACAATCGTTGCGATTTCGATATCGTTTTTTTATGGGCTATCTTGGTTTTTTCTAAATCGAGAAATGATTGTTTTAAGCCATCGTAAACAAACGCTCTTTAAGTTTCTCGGAATCTTTATTCTAATTCAAGTTCTCAATAATTATATTTTAGAATTCACGCCTGGATTAGTATCAAGTTTAATGAATCGAAATCTATTGTATTTAATTGAAGGGCCGGTGTTTGCGGTACAAGCTCTTGTTTTGTCCACTATTCTTGCGCGCGATGCTCACATAAACTACCTCCATGCTTTATCTTCAAGTTTATTCAGTTACTTTATCACAGGAAGTCTATTTACCGTTGTGACTACGATTCTGTATCAAATCTTGGTTCCATTTCCTAATCTGATTCCTTATACCGTTTTAGGTGGATATGTGTTAACCGCGTGTGTTGCTTTTTTAATCTCAATACTTTTTCGCATCTCAAACTTTAGTGACTACTTTTCGAAATTGTTTACGTCACGTCGAAAATCTGTAATCGTAACCATTGTATTTTGGTGTATTAAAGATGTGTTTCGCATCATCTATGTTTATGGTACGAAAAGCTATAGCAATGCATCATTTGTTTTAGGTATCATTGTCGTGTTTGAGGTGATCCTCATCATTTTAGTTATTTCTGTGTTGGAACATCAACGTTTAATCTTACATACACAACGTGTCCATTACCTACAACAAGTTCAACAGGCTCAATCCTTAGAGCGATTAACTCAAGAAGTGCGGATGTTAAGGCATGACTTTAAGAATTTATTCTCTAGTATTTATCTTGCTTTTGATGAAGGGGATGAGACGGTTTTACGTATTCTAGATCAAACGGAACGATATATGGATCATGTGGACCATCCAGAACCGATTCAAATTTCCCATACACCAAATGATACCGGTTTTGTGGAGGTAATTCTCAACACACTTTATGAACTGCGTTTTGGTTTGGGAATTTCAATGTTTCTTGTGATTGGTGGTATTGTTATCCTGGAAGTTTCAGGAAAAAACTTAGGGATTTATCAGTATCTTGAAGCCAATCGTATTCATTTGATTTTAATTCTTTCCTGTTTAGCTATTGGGAGTGTTGTTTTTCTTTCGTTTGAATCGGTATCGAAACGTATTGATGCCACCAATTCGTATATTGCTGAGCAAAATTATTATCTGAATTCGCTTTTTAAGCTTCAAGAAGGCGTGAGACAAAGCCAAAAGATTTACCGGGATTCGTTTAACCAACTAGCACATCAAATTGAATCAAGTGGCTTGGCTGGCGGCAGAGAGTATTTAAGAACGAATACATTGGCCGTTGATCACCAACTTGAGAAGGAAGTAAAACAAACAGCTCAGCTAGCGAATATTGAAATCATGGAAATTAAAAGTTTACTTCTTGGAAAGTTCATCGAAATGCAAGGTAAAAAAATTGACTATGTTTTTGAATGCATGAATCCAATTCAGACGATTTCTATGCATTCTAATGATTTTATCCGTGCAATTGGTATTTTAATTGATAATGCGATTGAAGCAGTAGAAGGTCATCCGACGGGTTATATAAACGTACTTCTTTATCAAGAAGATACATACCTAAAGGTTGTGGTTGAAAACACAATCCATGAACCCATCGAAATCAACCGAATTTTCAGTCCTGATTACAGTTCAAAAGGAAGCGGAAGAGGTCTTGGTTTACAAAGTTATCGAAGCATTTTAAATAAATATCGCAATGCTGTAGGACATACATCCTGCACAAATCATAAGTTTAAACAAGAACTCAGAGTGGAGGGTTAA
- a CDS encoding LytR/AlgR family response regulator transcription factor — MIPVYILEDEMIIREHIQDVIEKHIVIQNYDMKILCATDNPESILEIGASENVRGLYFLDVDLGPNAMSGFELAKIIRERDPRGYLVFITTHDELLLETFRMRLEAMDYILKDDMSQVDERIRHCIDETINRVIKEQMEIGEYYTVKIFDDLYHIPVSEILYFETSQEKHRIIIHADRDILDFVGNLSKIDIDLGKTFVRVHRSYVVNEKRIKRIDRGKSEIELDNGEIIPMSRKGRKTLEG, encoded by the coding sequence ATGATACCTGTATATATATTAGAAGATGAAATGATAATACGTGAGCACATCCAAGATGTAATCGAAAAGCACATTGTAATCCAAAATTATGATATGAAGATTTTGTGCGCAACTGACAATCCAGAATCGATCTTAGAAATAGGTGCTTCAGAAAATGTTCGTGGTTTATATTTTCTTGATGTTGATTTAGGTCCAAATGCGATGAGTGGTTTTGAATTGGCTAAAATCATTCGTGAACGGGATCCCCGTGGCTATCTTGTTTTTATTACAACACATGATGAATTGTTGTTGGAAACATTTAGAATGCGTCTTGAAGCCATGGATTATATCCTCAAGGATGATATGAGCCAAGTGGATGAGCGTATTCGCCATTGTATTGATGAAACCATAAATCGTGTCATTAAGGAGCAAATGGAAATTGGCGAATATTATACGGTTAAAATATTTGATGATCTCTATCATATTCCAGTTAGTGAGATTCTCTATTTTGAGACATCTCAAGAGAAGCATCGTATCATCATTCATGCCGATCGTGATATTTTAGATTTTGTTGGAAATCTATCTAAAATCGATATCGACTTAGGTAAAACCTTTGTACGTGTGCATCGATCCTATGTTGTGAATGAAAAACGGATTAAACGCATTGACCGCGGTAAATCAGAAATTGAACTGGATAACGGTGAAATCATACCCATGTCCCGTAAAGGGCGTAAAACACTTGAAGGCTAA
- a CDS encoding AraC family transcriptional regulator, whose translation MDFVTEIQGKNCSRYDKRKLCSFDMEFIDLPTYPIIHQASRFLFIKKGEGTILIDGISYPIRENSLIAILPWEITEIESVARPLQFVRIIYNIDYISQAMKCGANPSNDMIAVTGPLEKNHVIQCTSKEADVILKVLDEIRDEVGVESNLDIPEEQSLSKLYVTNKLIELVIHFQRFANKKECKMKSNQEIELDHRYKIFKYLYSHLSEKLTLSKLSGFFYMSESAISKYIYDVTGLSFTALLNEMRIVKSLDLLIYTGMSLSEIAELTGFADASHLSKVYNERIGTTPNEYRKIYRNIHQVINDKELSLSYQVLNYMYNNYKENLKIQEVADKFNIPLVELNLILLFQVEMNFEDFLNYLRINKSCELLLSTDLAIVDIGIAVGYNNSKTFHRNFVKQKNMTPGIFRKSVTMPTSTVEDPVEFIRATIS comes from the coding sequence ATGGACTTTGTAACTGAAATACAAGGTAAAAACTGCTCTCGATATGATAAGCGAAAGCTCTGCAGTTTTGACATGGAATTTATTGACTTACCAACCTATCCGATCATTCATCAAGCGTCACGCTTTCTCTTTATCAAAAAAGGTGAAGGAACGATTTTGATTGACGGGATAAGTTATCCTATTAGAGAAAATTCTCTTATCGCAATTCTTCCTTGGGAAATAACAGAAATTGAGAGCGTGGCCAGGCCCCTCCAATTTGTACGCATAATCTATAATATCGATTACATTTCTCAAGCAATGAAGTGTGGGGCGAATCCAAGTAATGATATGATTGCAGTGACGGGACCTTTAGAAAAAAATCACGTGATTCAATGTACTTCAAAAGAAGCTGATGTTATCTTGAAAGTTTTAGATGAGATTCGTGATGAGGTCGGGGTTGAATCAAACCTCGATATTCCTGAAGAGCAAAGTTTATCAAAACTTTATGTCACCAATAAACTTATTGAACTTGTAATTCATTTCCAACGTTTTGCGAATAAGAAGGAATGTAAGATGAAGTCGAATCAAGAAATTGAACTCGATCATCGCTATAAGATTTTCAAATATTTATATTCACATTTAAGTGAAAAATTAACACTTTCTAAACTATCCGGATTTTTCTATATGAGTGAATCTGCAATTAGTAAGTACATTTATGATGTAACTGGCTTATCCTTCACCGCATTACTTAATGAGATGCGTATTGTGAAGTCGTTAGACTTACTGATTTATACAGGCATGTCACTGAGTGAAATTGCGGAATTAACGGGGTTTGCGGATGCGTCGCACTTATCAAAAGTATATAATGAACGCATCGGTACAACGCCAAATGAATATCGTAAAATTTACCGTAATATTCACCAAGTTATAAATGATAAAGAATTAAGTCTTTCGTATCAGGTGTTAAATTATATGTATAACAACTACAAAGAAAACTTAAAAATTCAAGAAGTTGCGGATAAGTTCAACATTCCACTTGTAGAACTTAACCTCATTTTGCTTTTCCAAGTAGAAATGAACTTTGAAGACTTCTTGAATTATCTTAGGATCAATAAGTCGTGTGAATTACTCTTATCTACCGATTTGGCGATTGTCGATATTGGCATTGCGGTAGGTTATAATAACAGTAAAACATTTCATCGTAATTTTGTGAAACAAAAGAACATGACCCCAGGAATATTCCGTAAGTCGGTAACGATGCCAACAAGTACGGTTGAAGATCCTGTAGAATTTATCCGAGCAACGATTTCTTAA
- a CDS encoding putative ABC exporter domain-containing protein, which yields MVTLLKLSLLKRFAKIRNIFSKPTSALFTLGAILLYGSMFIPMFRHEGKAIMALELMQAYIMIVLGISAFFMLSMVLSKHQSLFFLEDSYFMFIGPFNRKQILSLLPFENIWGSMLLALLASFLSAFQFSLHFVMPIQLVLITFLMNTLLISAFSLIMEWFYLKGIIHKTKSKGPRIFFAFIIVSTLIILGAQFYQNGFDVMASLMAFVTHDSFFWIPLFGWAKLGLVGFVSHNIVQVLLGFGFMLLFHVLAIYVFANTKGDFFEQAMLDAEDFSEFYARAKAGKQEINTDDIKRVSVKYGTGARAIHNKNVLLLKKQRRMISIKDVLIYIIYLIMGYFMKMPIQGYIMFVIIALFNQANVDTLTDDLKQYHLYLIPDSPLRKLFNTIKLPFLKSLGIALFFTLVSIGMAGANLREALVALVFVSSYVALINVSSILTIRIMKSRQNQIVDMLLRMILCVLPIVFVFATAGLLSVDIEANALALGITVSVIAYAIAGAGFVWAAPMLKGTEF from the coding sequence ATGGTAACATTGCTTAAACTATCATTACTGAAGCGCTTTGCGAAAATCAGAAATATTTTCAGTAAGCCTACTTCCGCACTTTTTACTCTTGGTGCAATTTTACTCTACGGTTCAATGTTTATCCCAATGTTTAGACATGAAGGAAAAGCAATTATGGCACTGGAACTCATGCAAGCATATATTATGATTGTTTTAGGAATTTCAGCCTTTTTCATGCTTTCTATGGTCCTCTCAAAACATCAAAGTCTCTTCTTTTTAGAAGATTCATACTTTATGTTTATTGGCCCTTTTAATCGAAAACAAATCTTAAGTCTTTTACCCTTTGAAAACATTTGGGGTAGTATGCTGTTGGCATTGTTAGCGTCATTTCTAAGTGCGTTTCAGTTTAGTTTGCATTTTGTAATGCCAATCCAGCTTGTCTTGATCACATTTCTTATGAATACACTCTTGATAAGTGCCTTCTCATTGATAATGGAATGGTTTTATCTCAAAGGCATTATTCATAAAACTAAGAGTAAGGGACCACGTATTTTCTTCGCATTTATAATTGTGAGTACCTTAATAATTCTCGGTGCTCAGTTTTATCAAAATGGTTTTGATGTCATGGCATCGTTAATGGCATTTGTAACGCACGATTCCTTTTTCTGGATTCCTTTATTTGGATGGGCAAAACTGGGTCTTGTTGGATTTGTTAGTCATAACATAGTTCAAGTCTTACTGGGTTTTGGTTTTATGCTCTTATTTCATGTTCTTGCAATCTATGTTTTTGCGAATACAAAGGGAGACTTCTTTGAGCAAGCCATGCTTGATGCTGAAGATTTTTCGGAATTCTATGCCCGAGCTAAAGCAGGAAAACAAGAAATCAATACCGATGATATTAAACGGGTTTCAGTAAAATATGGGACTGGTGCTCGTGCTATACATAATAAGAATGTTCTCTTATTAAAAAAACAGCGACGGATGATCAGTATCAAAGATGTTCTTATTTATATCATCTATCTTATTATGGGCTATTTTATGAAAATGCCGATTCAAGGATACATCATGTTTGTTATTATTGCCTTATTTAATCAAGCAAATGTTGATACGTTAACTGATGATCTGAAACAATATCACTTATACTTAATTCCAGATTCACCATTACGTAAGCTTTTTAATACAATTAAACTACCATTTCTTAAATCACTGGGAATTGCTTTATTCTTTACTTTAGTGTCAATCGGGATGGCTGGTGCAAATCTTCGCGAGGCATTGGTAGCTCTTGTGTTTGTATCAAGTTATGTCGCTTTGATTAATGTATCATCAATTCTAACGATTCGTATTATGAAGTCACGTCAGAACCAAATTGTGGATATGCTTTTACGCATGATTCTTTGTGTATTACCAATTGTATTCGTGTTTGCGACTGCAGGTCTTCTAAGCGTTGATATTGAGGCAAATGCATTGGCTTTAGGTATAACTGTGAGTGTTATTGCTTATGCAATAGCAGGGGCAGGATTTGTTTGGGCGGCACCGATGCTCAAAGGAACTGAGTTTTAA
- a CDS encoding diacylglycerol/lipid kinase family protein, whose protein sequence is MYLFIYNPKAGLSQRNELNEFIHCLNQSKIRFDLFLTDINYGPVEIMDEVDHNYEGYIIAGGDGTVSQMVQGLYNHKIRKPLIILPIGTANEIAKNLGNVAHTTDILSNLENLSERPVDLGVLNETDCFTFALTFGNFTEVTYKTPQNLKNWLGYRAYLIYGFLTFRRIHAYGLKVRIDDMLFSGSFVFGGITNSKSVGGIFHYDENEIELSDGLFEVMLIRKPRNVSQIRQILKGMMSREYDNDMFVIRQCKEVEIQSDTVMSMNIDGEFAGDMCSFKATNHKEILNLMDYKGVTTHD, encoded by the coding sequence ATGTATTTGTTTATTTATAATCCAAAAGCGGGGTTATCCCAACGAAACGAGTTGAATGAATTCATTCATTGCTTAAATCAAAGTAAGATTCGTTTTGATTTATTTCTCACAGATATTAATTATGGCCCAGTAGAAATTATGGATGAGGTGGATCACAACTACGAAGGCTATATTATCGCAGGTGGTGATGGCACAGTAAGTCAAATGGTTCAAGGATTATACAATCACAAAATACGTAAGCCCCTCATTATATTACCCATTGGGACTGCGAACGAGATTGCGAAAAATTTAGGGAATGTAGCTCATACTACAGATATTTTAAGTAATCTTGAAAATTTATCTGAAAGACCTGTCGATTTGGGTGTTTTAAATGAAACGGATTGTTTTACGTTTGCGCTTACGTTCGGAAACTTTACGGAGGTTACGTATAAAACACCTCAAAACTTAAAAAACTGGTTGGGTTATCGAGCCTATTTGATCTATGGTTTTTTAACGTTTCGACGCATTCATGCATACGGTTTGAAAGTGCGAATTGATGATATGTTGTTTTCGGGTAGTTTTGTATTCGGAGGTATCACAAATTCTAAATCTGTAGGTGGTATTTTTCATTATGATGAAAATGAGATTGAATTATCAGATGGTCTTTTTGAGGTGATGTTAATACGTAAGCCGCGAAATGTTTCACAGATACGTCAAATTCTTAAGGGAATGATGAGTCGTGAGTATGATAATGACATGTTTGTGATTCGTCAGTGTAAAGAGGTGGAGATTCAGTCGGATACGGTAATGTCGATGAATATTGATGGTGAGTTTGCTGGGGATATGTGTTCGTTTAAAGCAACAAACCATAAAGAGATATTAAATCTTATGGATTATAAAGGAGTCACAACACATGATTAG
- a CDS encoding ABC transporter ATP-binding protein, whose amino-acid sequence MINVKNMTKKYGHKVAANNVSLIANPGEITVLLGENGAGKSTTIKSIIGLLEYEGEISICGYDNHSVEAKKRFGYIPEVPVLYDLLTVQEHIDFIGHAYDVNNYKDLAAEYLELFRLDSKRDTIAKELSKGMRQKLSMILALITEPKAILVDEPMMGLDPQSIEDTLKLLKDLKDKGTSVLLSTHVIDIVSDVWDRAYIMKNGHVICEVLRKDIKDKSLKEIYFEVGKEI is encoded by the coding sequence ATGATTAATGTTAAGAATATGACAAAGAAATACGGACATAAAGTAGCGGCAAATAATGTCTCATTAATTGCGAATCCAGGAGAAATCACTGTTTTATTAGGTGAAAATGGGGCTGGAAAGTCTACAACCATTAAATCCATAATTGGATTATTGGAATATGAGGGGGAAATTTCAATTTGTGGTTATGATAATCACAGTGTAGAAGCTAAAAAACGATTTGGGTATATCCCCGAAGTACCAGTGCTCTATGATTTGCTTACGGTACAAGAACACATTGATTTTATCGGTCATGCCTATGACGTTAATAATTATAAAGATTTGGCTGCGGAATATTTAGAATTATTTCGACTTGATTCCAAACGAGATACGATTGCGAAAGAATTATCGAAAGGAATGCGTCAAAAACTCTCAATGATTCTTGCACTTATTACGGAACCAAAGGCAATTCTTGTCGATGAACCGATGATGGGCCTTGATCCTCAAAGTATCGAAGATACCCTTAAACTGCTTAAAGATTTAAAAGATAAAGGTACCAGTGTTCTCTTAAGTACTCATGTAATTGATATTGTAAGTGATGTTTGGGATCGCGCTTATATCATGAAAAACGGTCATGTTATTTGTGAAGTACTGCGTAAGGATATAAAAGATAAGAGTCTTAAAGAAATTTATTTTGAAGTAGGTAAGGAGATTTAG
- a CDS encoding DegV family protein — protein MKKIAIICDSSVSFTQTEIETFGVYIAPLTIIHNNTVYIDQVTITENQVNDLLRNHEVVKTSQPNLGTIYELFEKVMREGYDHIFALSIGTALSGTYSSMEMVKQDLKIENMSVINTHSITGPVQQAVAAIRKMNEEDYSVEQIEVYLDHFFSNQISYIYPQSLDQVIASGRVSKTAAKVASLLKIKPVLYLENKGESIEKLGVARSERRIFSLLVNDLVHHDVKPDTHDIYLLHSEGLDTLKRFQDFLTESLGPFTIKIVNLPAAVATHAGIGTLALQWCYKI, from the coding sequence ATGAAAAAAATAGCCATAATATGTGATTCATCGGTGTCATTTACTCAAACTGAAATTGAAACGTTTGGCGTCTATATTGCACCATTGACCATTATCCATAATAATACTGTATATATTGATCAGGTCACGATAACAGAAAATCAAGTGAATGATTTATTACGTAATCATGAAGTTGTAAAGACGTCTCAGCCCAACCTAGGGACTATTTATGAATTGTTTGAAAAAGTGATGCGTGAAGGTTATGATCATATCTTTGCATTAAGTATCGGTACTGCTTTATCGGGTACTTACAGTTCGATGGAGATGGTGAAACAAGATCTTAAAATTGAGAACATGTCTGTAATCAATACCCATTCCATTACGGGTCCTGTTCAACAAGCGGTTGCTGCGATTCGTAAAATGAACGAAGAAGACTACAGTGTAGAACAAATTGAAGTTTATTTAGATCATTTTTTCTCAAATCAAATTTCATATATCTATCCTCAATCACTTGATCAAGTGATTGCAAGTGGTCGTGTTTCAAAGACAGCCGCAAAAGTCGCAAGTTTATTGAAAATCAAGCCGGTCTTGTACTTGGAGAATAAAGGTGAGTCGATTGAAAAATTGGGTGTTGCGCGCTCAGAACGACGAATTTTCTCATTGCTTGTGAATGACTTAGTGCATCACGACGTGAAACCGGATACCCATGATATTTATCTTCTTCACAGTGAAGGATTGGACACACTAAAACGATTCCAAGATTTTCTAACAGAATCTTTAGGGCCTTTTACCATTAAGATTGTAAATCTACCCGCTGCTGTAGCAACACATGCAGGTATCGGAACTCTGGCACTTCAGTGGTGTTATAAAATATAA
- a CDS encoding helix-turn-helix transcriptional regulator, with product MKNTIKEKRKALKLTQQELADQTGVTRQTILAVEHNKYVPSLQLAFNIAKALKTDLQDVFIDE from the coding sequence ATGAAAAATACAATTAAAGAAAAACGTAAAGCATTAAAATTAACACAACAAGAACTTGCAGATCAAACCGGGGTAACCCGGCAAACGATTTTAGCTGTAGAGCATAATAAGTATGTGCCATCATTACAACTTGCTTTCAATATTGCGAAAGCGCTCAAGACTGACTTACAAGATGTTTTTATTGATGAGTAG
- a CDS encoding nucleoid-associated protein, with the protein MNIDKGVIHSLDRDLQSMILSEKPLNFNTSKDVEPFIAKLAKAFQSSPTASKAKLNSGSPFLSLIGTPINFIEETQKLAKQWFDHHIATMTVESSNLLFAMVDMGDFVSLAMFEVLSKNGYIKITQNEHGLENALVHNQAILPATFASVKNAFMVNLTTGETLVKFQDIRYRELLETILDCEIIANSKTSFQVVDTLVGTISEVREDSHFENIVKAKQVITDNVDFFDEIEPKQILKEVFDTFSEEEERLIDATFEQEHVQDMINLKMVNRTQAAKKHRIVTESGIEIILPLDILDISDVVNISTDINGQVSIELKDIGKIL; encoded by the coding sequence ATGAATATTGATAAAGGTGTAATACATTCTTTAGATCGAGATTTACAATCAATGATTCTATCAGAAAAACCCTTAAATTTTAATACATCGAAAGATGTGGAACCGTTTATTGCGAAATTAGCGAAAGCATTTCAGTCAAGTCCAACCGCTTCGAAAGCAAAGCTTAATTCAGGAAGTCCATTTTTAAGTTTAATTGGAACTCCGATAAACTTTATCGAAGAAACCCAAAAACTTGCAAAGCAATGGTTTGATCATCATATTGCGACCATGACTGTAGAGAGTTCAAATCTGTTATTTGCGATGGTAGATATGGGTGATTTTGTATCATTAGCAATGTTTGAGGTTTTAAGTAAAAATGGATACATTAAAATTACTCAAAATGAACATGGTTTGGAAAATGCTTTAGTTCATAATCAAGCCATTCTTCCAGCAACGTTCGCAAGTGTTAAAAATGCTTTTATGGTTAATCTGACAACGGGCGAAACCTTAGTCAAATTTCAAGATATTCGTTATCGTGAACTTTTGGAAACGATTTTAGATTGCGAAATTATTGCGAATTCTAAAACAAGTTTTCAAGTCGTGGATACGCTTGTAGGAACGATATCGGAAGTGCGCGAAGATTCTCATTTTGAAAATATCGTAAAGGCAAAGCAAGTAATCACAGATAATGTTGATTTTTTTGATGAAATTGAACCAAAGCAAATCTTAAAAGAAGTATTTGACACATTTTCTGAGGAAGAAGAACGATTAATTGACGCTACTTTTGAACAGGAACATGTTCAAGACATGATTAACCTTAAAATGGTTAATCGTACGCAAGCAGCTAAAAAACATCGTATCGTTACGGAGTCGGGAATTGAAATTATTTTGCCTCTGGATATTTTAGATATCAGTGACGTGGTTAATATTTCAACAGATATCAATGGTCAAGTATCCATTGAGCTTAAAGATATTGGTAAAATTTTATAG